From one Enterobacter kobei genomic stretch:
- the thiM gene encoding hydroxyethylthiazole kinase — translation MQPDLLNRAHAATLLQHFRSRSPLVHCMTNDVVQCFTASVLLALGASPAMVIEPDEAEQFSAIADALLINVGTLTADRAGAMRRAVISAGKADTPWTLDPVAVGGLTFRTDFCRELLDLRPAAIRGNASEILALAGMQAGGRGVDTTDPISAALPAAVALASQTGAVVAVSGEVDHITDGERMLAVPGGDLLMTRVVGTGCALSAVVAASCALPGDRLTNVASACCIMAQAGSQAVAASQGPGSFVPAFLDALYRLDGEARV, via the coding sequence ATGCAACCTGACCTGCTAAACCGGGCGCATGCCGCCACACTCTTACAGCATTTCCGCAGCCGTTCTCCCCTTGTTCACTGTATGACCAATGACGTGGTGCAATGCTTTACCGCCAGTGTTCTGCTGGCGCTGGGCGCGTCACCGGCGATGGTCATCGAGCCTGATGAGGCTGAGCAGTTCAGCGCTATCGCCGACGCGCTGCTGATTAACGTCGGCACGCTCACGGCCGATCGCGCCGGGGCGATGCGTCGCGCCGTTATCAGCGCCGGCAAGGCGGACACCCCCTGGACGCTCGATCCCGTGGCCGTTGGCGGCCTGACGTTCCGCACCGATTTTTGCCGGGAGCTGCTGGACCTGCGCCCGGCAGCCATTCGCGGCAACGCTTCGGAGATCCTCGCGCTGGCGGGGATGCAGGCGGGCGGGCGTGGCGTCGACACCACCGATCCTATCAGCGCGGCACTACCTGCTGCCGTGGCGCTGGCAAGTCAGACCGGCGCTGTCGTGGCGGTGAGCGGCGAGGTGGATCACATCACGGATGGCGAGCGTATGCTCGCGGTGCCAGGCGGCGATCTGCTGATGACGCGGGTGGTCGGTACCGGCTGTGCGCTGTCGGCGGTCGTGGCGGCAAGCTGTGCGCTGCCGGGTGATCGCCTGACCAACGTGGCGTCGGCCTGCTGCATCATGGCGCAGGCGGGCAGCCAGGCGGTAGCGGCAAGCCAGGGGCCGGGCTCTTTTGTTCCGGCATTTCTCGATGCGCTATATCGTCTGGACGGGGAGGCGCGGGTATGA
- the thiD gene encoding bifunctional hydroxymethylpyrimidine kinase/phosphomethylpyrimidine kinase produces the protein MKTRINALTIAGTDPSGGAGIQADLKTFSALGAYGCSVITALVAQNTRGVQSVYRIAPDFVAAQLDSVFSDVRIDTTKIGMLAETDIVEAVAERLRRYQVQNVVLDTVMLAKSGDPLLSPDAVVALREHLLPQVSLITPNLPEAAALLEAPHARNEQEMLEQGRALLALGCEAVLMKGGHLENAESPDWLFTRDGATRFTAPRIHTKNTHGTGCTLSAALAALRPRHPDWAATVAHAKAWLSAALAQADTLEVGEGIGPVHHFHEWW, from the coding sequence ATGAAGACGCGTATCAATGCGCTGACCATTGCCGGCACCGATCCCAGCGGCGGCGCGGGTATTCAGGCGGATCTGAAAACCTTTTCGGCGCTCGGGGCCTATGGCTGTTCGGTGATCACCGCGCTGGTGGCGCAAAATACCCGTGGCGTGCAGTCGGTGTACCGTATCGCGCCGGATTTTGTCGCCGCGCAGCTGGACTCGGTGTTCAGCGATGTACGCATCGACACCACGAAAATCGGCATGCTGGCGGAAACCGATATTGTGGAGGCCGTGGCTGAACGGTTGCGGCGCTATCAGGTGCAGAATGTGGTGCTGGATACGGTGATGCTCGCCAAAAGCGGCGATCCGCTGCTCTCGCCCGATGCCGTTGTCGCCCTGCGTGAACATCTGTTGCCGCAGGTGTCGCTCATCACCCCCAACCTGCCGGAGGCCGCCGCGCTGCTGGAGGCTCCCCATGCCCGCAATGAGCAGGAGATGCTGGAACAGGGCCGTGCCTTACTGGCACTTGGCTGTGAGGCGGTGCTGATGAAGGGCGGTCATCTGGAGAATGCCGAAAGTCCTGACTGGCTGTTTACCCGCGACGGGGCAACGCGCTTTACCGCGCCACGTATTCATACAAAAAATACTCACGGTACCGGCTGCACCTTATCGGCAGCGCTGGCGGCGTTACGCCCCCGGCATCCCGACTGGGCCGCGACGGTGGCGCACGCCAAAGCGTGGCTCAGCGCGGCGCTGGCGCAGGCCGATACGCTGGAGGTGGGGGAGGGGATCGGGCCGGTGCATCATTTCCATGAGTGGTGGTAG
- a CDS encoding GntR family transcriptional regulator, translated as MEQAHIQLIEQLKERIAAADNMPLYLKFAETVKNAVRNGLLAHGNILPGERDFSGLTGISRITVRKAMQTLEDEGVVTRSRGYGTQINNIFEYSLKEARGFSQQVVLRGKKPDTLWVNKRIVACPAEVAEKLAIDTDSDVFLLKRIRYADEDAVSIEESWVPAPLIKDVDAIGVSLYDYFRSQRIYPQRTKSRVSARMPDAEFQTHIQMENTVPVLVISQVAFDQQNRPIEYSISTCRSDLYVFVCEE; from the coding sequence ATGGAACAAGCGCATATCCAGTTAATCGAACAGCTGAAAGAGCGGATTGCCGCAGCGGATAATATGCCGCTGTATCTGAAGTTTGCCGAGACGGTAAAAAACGCCGTGCGTAACGGGCTGCTGGCCCACGGCAATATTCTGCCGGGCGAGCGCGATTTCAGCGGATTAACGGGGATTTCGCGCATTACCGTGCGCAAGGCGATGCAAACGCTAGAAGATGAGGGCGTGGTGACGCGTTCGCGCGGTTATGGCACGCAAATCAATAACATCTTTGAATATTCCCTCAAGGAAGCGCGCGGGTTTTCCCAGCAGGTGGTGCTGCGCGGGAAGAAGCCGGATACCTTATGGGTGAACAAGCGTATCGTTGCCTGCCCGGCGGAGGTGGCGGAAAAACTCGCCATCGACACCGACTCCGACGTGTTCCTGCTCAAGCGTATTCGTTATGCGGATGAAGACGCTGTCTCCATTGAGGAGTCATGGGTGCCTGCGCCGCTGATCAAGGATGTCGATGCCATTGGCGTGTCGCTGTACGACTATTTCCGCAGCCAGCGTATCTATCCGCAGCGCACGAAGTCGCGCGTCAGCGCCCGGATGCCGGACGCTGAATTTCAGACGCATATTCAGATGGAAAACACGGTGCCGGTTCTGGTGATAAGCCAGGTGGCTTTTGATCAACAAAACCGGCCCATTGAGTACAGCATCAGTACCTGTCGCAGCGATTTATACGTCTTTGTATGTGAGGAGTAA
- a CDS encoding PfkB family carbohydrate kinase, translating into MKPGHIVNLLHQLETRRPVTVLGGAVIDVIASAYSLPFRGCDIELKQQSVNIGGCGLNIAVALHRLGMISQNVLPVGHGVWADMVSNALKTHGVESVLKVEGGDNGWCLALVEPDGERTFMTFSGVETRWATSWLTPLHVPPGSLLSLSGYQLAAACGEVLVNWLETLHDVTPYIDFGPRIEDIDPTLLTRILALKPIVTLNRREAEIAAQLLDVEPEHLGPAWQQAYGAPLIIRHDRDGAWFYDGDEQGFVPPFPATMVDTIGAGDSHAGGVLAGLSSGLSLADAVCLGNAIAAMVVSKRGGDCAPTREELLLTYKDV; encoded by the coding sequence ATGAAACCAGGCCATATCGTCAACCTTCTGCATCAGCTTGAAACCCGACGTCCGGTGACGGTACTGGGCGGCGCGGTGATCGACGTGATCGCCAGCGCGTACTCGCTGCCGTTTCGCGGCTGTGACATTGAGCTTAAACAGCAGAGCGTCAACATCGGCGGCTGCGGGCTGAACATTGCAGTGGCCCTGCACCGGCTGGGGATGATCTCGCAAAATGTACTGCCGGTCGGTCACGGCGTCTGGGCGGATATGGTCAGCAACGCGCTGAAAACCCACGGTGTGGAGAGCGTGCTGAAGGTCGAAGGCGGGGATAACGGCTGGTGTCTGGCGCTGGTGGAGCCGGACGGCGAGCGCACCTTTATGACCTTTTCCGGCGTCGAAACCCGCTGGGCCACGTCCTGGCTGACGCCGCTGCACGTGCCGCCGGGCAGTCTGCTTTCGCTGTCAGGTTATCAGCTCGCCGCCGCCTGCGGCGAAGTGCTGGTCAACTGGCTGGAAACGCTGCACGACGTCACGCCTTATATCGATTTCGGACCGCGTATCGAAGATATCGATCCGACACTGCTGACGCGCATTCTGGCGCTGAAACCGATCGTCACCTTAAATCGTCGTGAAGCGGAAATCGCCGCACAGCTGCTGGACGTGGAGCCTGAACATTTAGGGCCAGCATGGCAGCAGGCGTACGGCGCACCGCTGATTATTCGTCACGATCGCGACGGGGCCTGGTTCTATGATGGCGATGAGCAAGGCTTTGTACCGCCCTTCCCCGCGACCATGGTGGACACCATAGGCGCGGGTGACAGCCATGCGGGCGGCGTGCTGGCGGGGTTATCCTCTGGCCTGTCGCTGGCGGACGCTGTTTGTCTGGGCAATGCCATTGCCGCAATGGTGGTCAGTAAGCGAGGCGGCGACTGCGCACCGACGCGCGAAGAATTACTCCTCACATACAAAGACGTATAA
- a CDS encoding ADP-ribosylglycohydrolase family protein translates to MKSERILGALYGQTLGDAMGMPSELWPRSRVKAHFGWIDRFLPGPPENNAACYFDRGQFTDDTSMALCLADAIFECDGKIDAEVIGRHILRWAEDFDAFNKNVLGPTSKIALKAIRDGRPVSELENNGVTNGAAMRASPLGCLLPTHSLDEFIDQVALASSPTHKSDLAIAGAVVIAWAISRAIDGDRWQDIADALPAIARRAQEKRVTTFSASLAARIELALTVVRKANGVESASEQIYQLVGTGTSTIESVPAAIAMVELAQTDPNRCAILCANLGGDTDTIGAMATAICGALHGVSAIDAAFKQQLDDVNQLDFTHYSEKLRAYRQEREEA, encoded by the coding sequence ATGAAATCAGAACGTATTCTCGGTGCGTTATACGGCCAGACCTTAGGCGACGCGATGGGGATGCCGTCCGAGCTGTGGCCCCGGTCACGGGTGAAGGCGCATTTCGGCTGGATCGACCGTTTCCTGCCCGGTCCGCCGGAAAACAACGCCGCCTGCTATTTTGATCGCGGCCAGTTCACCGATGATACGTCGATGGCCCTGTGCCTCGCGGATGCCATTTTTGAGTGTGATGGCAAGATTGACGCCGAGGTTATTGGTCGCCATATCCTGCGCTGGGCCGAAGATTTTGATGCCTTTAATAAGAACGTGCTCGGCCCGACCTCGAAAATTGCCCTCAAGGCGATCCGCGACGGTCGCCCGGTGAGCGAGCTGGAAAATAACGGCGTCACCAACGGGGCGGCGATGCGCGCCTCCCCGCTGGGCTGCCTGCTGCCAACCCATTCGCTCGATGAGTTTATCGATCAGGTGGCGCTGGCTTCCAGCCCGACCCACAAGTCCGATCTGGCGATTGCCGGCGCGGTGGTGATTGCCTGGGCGATTTCCCGCGCAATTGACGGCGATCGGTGGCAGGATATTGCCGATGCCCTGCCGGCCATTGCCCGCCGCGCGCAGGAAAAACGCGTCACCACCTTTAGTGCCTCGCTGGCAGCCCGTATCGAACTGGCGTTAACGGTGGTACGTAAAGCGAATGGCGTGGAGTCTGCCAGCGAGCAGATTTATCAGCTGGTGGGCACCGGCACCAGCACCATTGAATCGGTGCCCGCCGCCATTGCAATGGTCGAGCTGGCACAAACTGACCCGAACCGCTGTGCGATCCTGTGTGCGAATCTGGGCGGCGATACGGATACCATCGGTGCGATGGCTACCGCCATCTGCGGAGCACTGCACGGTGTCTCCGCCATCGATGCCGCCTTTAAGCAGCAGCTGGATGACGTCAATCAGCTCGATTTTACGCACTACAGTGAAAAGCTCCGGGCGTATCGTCAGGAGCGGGAGGAAGCATGA
- a CDS encoding nucleoside permease, with protein sequence MKTTAKLSFMMFVEWFIWGAWFVPLWLWLSKSGFTAGEIGWSYACTAIAAILSPILVGSLTDRFFAAQKVLAILMFAGAILIYFAAQQTEFRYFFPLLLAYSLTYMPTIALTNSIAFAHVKDVEADFPRIRVMGTIGWIASGLACGFLPEMLGYADISPTNIPLLITAASSVVLGAFALMLPNTPPKSTGKLDFKVMLGLDALVLLRDRNFLVFFFCSFLFAMPLAFYYIFATGYLTEVGMKNATGWMTLGQFSEIFFMLALPFFTKRFGIKKVLLLGLLTAAIRYAFFVYGGVDHYFTYGLLFLGILLHGVSYDFYYVTAYIYVDKKSPVHMRTAAQGLITLCCQGFGSLLGYRLGGVLMEKMYAYKEPVNGLTFDWAGMWAFGGIMIAIIAVLFMLFFRESDKEITAIAVDNGTLPTRGEVPQGEVK encoded by the coding sequence ATGAAAACAACTGCTAAGCTGTCGTTCATGATGTTTGTGGAATGGTTTATCTGGGGCGCGTGGTTTGTCCCGCTGTGGCTGTGGTTAAGTAAAAGTGGCTTCACCGCCGGGGAGATTGGCTGGTCCTATGCCTGTACCGCCATTGCCGCGATCCTGTCGCCTATTCTCGTCGGTTCGCTGACTGACCGCTTCTTTGCGGCGCAGAAAGTGCTGGCGATCCTGATGTTCGCCGGGGCGATCCTGATTTACTTTGCCGCGCAACAAACGGAGTTCCGCTATTTCTTCCCGCTGTTGCTCGCCTACTCCCTGACCTATATGCCAACCATTGCGCTGACCAATAGTATTGCTTTCGCGCATGTGAAGGATGTTGAGGCTGACTTCCCGCGCATCCGCGTGATGGGCACCATTGGCTGGATCGCCTCCGGGCTGGCCTGTGGCTTCCTGCCGGAAATGCTGGGCTATGCGGATATCTCGCCGACCAACATTCCGCTGCTGATCACCGCCGCAAGCTCAGTGGTTCTCGGAGCCTTTGCCCTGATGCTGCCGAATACGCCGCCGAAAAGCACCGGCAAGCTGGATTTCAAAGTCATGCTCGGGCTGGATGCGCTGGTGCTGCTACGCGATCGCAACTTCCTCGTCTTTTTCTTCTGCTCGTTCCTGTTTGCCATGCCGCTGGCGTTCTATTACATCTTCGCCACCGGTTATCTGACCGAAGTGGGCATGAAAAACGCCACCGGCTGGATGACGCTCGGCCAGTTCTCTGAAATCTTCTTTATGCTGGCGCTGCCGTTCTTTACTAAGCGCTTTGGTATCAAAAAGGTGCTGCTGCTGGGCTTACTGACCGCCGCCATTCGCTATGCATTCTTTGTTTACGGCGGGGTGGATCACTACTTTACCTATGGCCTGCTGTTCCTCGGCATTCTGCTGCACGGCGTCAGCTACGACTTCTACTACGTTACCGCGTATATCTATGTCGACAAGAAATCCCCGGTGCATATGCGCACCGCGGCTCAGGGTCTGATCACCCTCTGCTGTCAGGGCTTTGGCAGCCTGCTGGGCTACCGTCTTGGCGGCGTGCTGATGGAAAAAATGTATGCCTACAAAGAGCCGGTTAACGGTCTGACCTTCGACTGGGCAGGCATGTGGGCATTTGGCGGCATTATGATCGCCATTATCGCGGTGCTGTTTATGCTGTTTTTCCGCGAATCGGATAAAGAAATTACCGCAATTGCGGTGGACAACGGCACGCTGCCCACCCGCGGAGAGGTTCCACAAGGAGAGGTAAAATGA
- the fbaB gene encoding class I fructose-bisphosphate aldolase, whose product MTDITQLLGKDADSLLQHRCMTIPADQLYLPGHDYVDRVMMDNNRPPAVLRNMQTLYNTGRLAGTGYLSILPVDQGVEHSAGASFAANPLYFDPKNIVELAIEAGCNCVASTYGVLASVSRRYAHRIPFLVKINHNETLSYPNTYDQTLYASVEQAFNLGAVAVGATIYFGSPESRRQIEEISAAFERAHELGMVTVLWAYLRNSGFKKDGVDYHASADLTGQANHLAATIGADIVKQKMAENNGGYNAVKYGYTDERVYTKLTSDNPIDLVRYQLANCYMGRAGLINSGGASGGDTDLSDAVRTAVINKRAGGMGLILGRKAFKKSMADGVKLINAVQDVYLDSKVTIA is encoded by the coding sequence ATGACTGATATTACGCAATTGCTGGGCAAAGACGCCGACAGCCTGTTGCAACATCGTTGTATGACCATTCCGGCCGATCAGCTTTACCTTCCTGGACATGACTATGTGGACCGCGTGATGATGGATAACAACCGTCCGCCTGCGGTACTGCGTAACATGCAAACCCTCTATAACACCGGACGCCTCGCGGGCACTGGCTACTTATCTATCCTGCCGGTCGATCAGGGCGTGGAGCACTCCGCAGGCGCATCTTTTGCCGCCAATCCGCTCTATTTCGATCCGAAGAATATCGTTGAGCTGGCCATCGAGGCGGGCTGTAACTGCGTGGCGTCCACCTATGGCGTGCTGGCGTCTGTCTCCCGACGCTACGCGCACCGTATTCCGTTCCTGGTGAAAATTAACCACAACGAAACCCTGAGCTACCCGAATACCTATGACCAGACGCTGTATGCCAGCGTGGAACAGGCGTTTAACCTCGGTGCGGTAGCGGTCGGCGCAACAATCTATTTTGGTTCACCGGAATCCCGTCGCCAGATTGAGGAGATCTCCGCTGCCTTTGAGCGCGCCCACGAACTGGGAATGGTGACCGTGCTGTGGGCGTATCTGCGCAACAGCGGCTTTAAAAAAGACGGCGTTGATTATCATGCTTCCGCCGATTTAACCGGCCAGGCAAACCATCTGGCGGCGACCATCGGCGCCGATATTGTGAAGCAGAAAATGGCGGAAAATAACGGCGGCTATAACGCGGTGAAATACGGCTATACCGACGAGCGGGTGTACACCAAACTGACCAGCGATAACCCTATCGATCTGGTGCGCTACCAGCTGGCGAACTGCTACATGGGCCGCGCCGGGCTGATTAACTCCGGCGGCGCGTCAGGCGGCGATACCGATCTGAGCGATGCGGTCCGCACGGCGGTGATCAACAAACGCGCGGGCGGAATGGGGCTGATCCTGGGCCGTAAGGCCTTTAAGAAATCCATGGCGGACGGCGTGAAGCTGATTAATGCCGTGCAGGATGTTTATCTCGACAGCAAGGTCACTATCGCCTGA
- a CDS encoding mandelate racemase family protein, giving the protein MKIESVNVTVFQYPTRRVSDTAGHSHPGPESLAKMAMLTITADDGTKGYSFAPPEVVRPFVVNTFFRKVMIGQDAFNRERIWQDLAHWQRGSAHQLTERALSFVEQALWDLMGRKLNMPVYKLLGGFRDKVPAYGSTMCGDDLEGGLSTPQEYADFAEKLVARGYKAIKLHTWMPPVSFAPNPKMDVKACAAVREAVGPDIDLMIDGYHWYSRSEALYIGKELEKLNFAWFEEPMEEESMASYAWLAENLSIPVVGPESLGGKHHSRADWVKAGACDILRAGSNGVGGIWPTMKVASLAESFGMECEVHGNGAASLAVVGAIKNCRWYERGLLHPFLDYDVPAAYLHSIVDPMDEEGFVHLPQGPGLGEDINFAYIEANTVSHD; this is encoded by the coding sequence ATGAAAATTGAATCCGTAAACGTCACCGTCTTTCAGTATCCCACGCGTCGGGTTTCCGATACCGCCGGGCATTCACACCCGGGGCCGGAAAGTCTGGCGAAAATGGCGATGCTGACCATCACCGCAGACGATGGCACCAAAGGGTATTCGTTCGCGCCGCCGGAAGTGGTGCGCCCCTTTGTGGTGAACACCTTTTTCCGCAAGGTGATGATTGGTCAGGACGCCTTTAACCGGGAGCGTATCTGGCAGGATCTGGCGCACTGGCAGCGCGGCAGCGCGCACCAGCTCACCGAGCGCGCCCTCTCTTTTGTGGAGCAGGCGCTGTGGGATCTGATGGGCCGCAAACTCAACATGCCGGTATACAAGCTGCTCGGCGGTTTTCGTGACAAAGTGCCTGCCTATGGCAGCACCATGTGCGGCGACGATCTGGAAGGCGGCCTCTCCACGCCGCAGGAGTATGCCGACTTCGCCGAAAAGCTGGTGGCGCGCGGTTATAAGGCCATCAAACTGCACACCTGGATGCCGCCAGTCTCGTTTGCGCCGAACCCGAAAATGGACGTCAAAGCCTGCGCTGCCGTGCGCGAAGCAGTGGGGCCGGATATCGATCTGATGATCGACGGCTACCACTGGTACAGCCGCAGCGAAGCGCTTTACATCGGTAAAGAACTGGAAAAACTCAACTTCGCCTGGTTCGAAGAGCCGATGGAAGAAGAGAGCATGGCCTCTTACGCCTGGCTGGCAGAAAACCTCTCCATTCCCGTTGTCGGGCCGGAAAGTCTCGGCGGTAAACACCACAGCCGTGCCGACTGGGTGAAAGCGGGGGCCTGCGACATTCTGCGCGCCGGATCGAACGGCGTCGGCGGCATCTGGCCGACCATGAAAGTCGCCAGCCTCGCCGAATCCTTCGGCATGGAATGCGAAGTGCATGGCAATGGCGCGGCCAGTCTGGCGGTAGTAGGCGCGATCAAAAACTGCCGCTGGTACGAGCGCGGCCTGCTGCATCCGTTCCTTGATTACGACGTCCCCGCGGCGTATTTGCACAGCATTGTCGATCCGATGGATGAAGAGGGATTTGTTCATCTGCCACAAGGGCCAGGTCTGGGTGAAGACATTAATTTTGCGTATATCGAAGCCAATACCGTCAGCCATGACTGA
- a CDS encoding ABC transporter substrate-binding protein, translating to MKKISLAGACLLALSLMMGSGAAMAKTPPDQLIIGMNMNNLLSLDPAAMTGNEVVGIVVNLYDSLVELDPNQLTNVKPALAESWDISPDGKMLTFHLRKNVKFHSGNPLTADDVVWSMRRLLHLNLAQASVWKSYGFSKKNIDEQVSAPDDYTVQLRLPKANDPQLVIYSLGALGNLGVLDRKTVQSHEVNNDWGNRWLTTNEAGSGPFSLETWQAKDVLRMKRNPDYWREAAKMNRVVLRHFQESQTLRLMIAKGDLDIANNMAVSDINALRKDPDVTVEAVQKGTVYYVAMSMKEPHFANPKVREAVRYLVDYQGINKALMPGYGVLHQRPIKAGMPSTLPDPGYKLDVPRAKKLLAEAGYPDGFNTTLRVLADQPFLNIAIAVQSTLMQAGINAKIITGTGNQIYGAMRERKFDILVGRGGSGVEPHPHSSLRALVYNPDNSDEARLTNFQGWRTGFYDKPLNEMIDNALLERDPQKQKAEYQAIQTRYDQLIPALMPISQMVDSVVVRNEVKNFQSHPSATTHLREVWKAPLKSEGEKG from the coding sequence ATGAAAAAAATCTCACTGGCGGGAGCGTGCCTGCTGGCGCTTTCGCTGATGATGGGGAGCGGGGCGGCGATGGCAAAAACGCCCCCCGATCAGCTCATCATCGGCATGAATATGAATAACCTGCTGAGCCTTGATCCGGCGGCGATGACCGGCAACGAGGTGGTGGGCATTGTGGTGAATCTTTATGATTCGCTGGTCGAGCTGGATCCTAATCAGCTGACCAACGTTAAACCGGCGCTGGCGGAGTCCTGGGACATCAGCCCCGACGGCAAAATGCTCACCTTCCATCTGCGCAAAAACGTCAAATTTCACTCCGGTAACCCGCTGACCGCCGACGACGTGGTGTGGTCGATGCGTCGCCTGCTGCACCTCAACCTGGCCCAGGCGTCGGTATGGAAATCCTACGGCTTCAGCAAGAAGAATATCGATGAGCAGGTGAGCGCGCCGGACGACTACACGGTGCAACTTCGTCTGCCAAAAGCTAACGATCCGCAACTGGTGATTTACTCCCTTGGCGCGCTTGGCAACCTCGGCGTGCTGGACCGCAAAACCGTGCAAAGTCACGAAGTGAATAACGACTGGGGCAACCGCTGGCTGACCACCAATGAAGCCGGTTCCGGGCCGTTTTCTCTGGAAACCTGGCAGGCCAAAGACGTACTGCGCATGAAGCGTAACCCGGATTACTGGCGCGAGGCGGCGAAGATGAACCGCGTGGTACTGCGCCACTTCCAGGAGTCGCAAACCCTGCGCCTGATGATCGCCAAAGGCGATCTGGATATCGCCAATAATATGGCGGTGTCGGACATCAACGCGCTGCGCAAAGATCCCGATGTGACCGTCGAAGCGGTGCAAAAGGGTACCGTTTATTACGTGGCGATGAGCATGAAAGAGCCGCACTTCGCCAATCCGAAAGTGCGCGAAGCGGTGCGTTATCTGGTGGATTATCAGGGCATTAATAAAGCGCTGATGCCGGGCTACGGCGTGCTGCACCAGCGGCCTATCAAAGCGGGAATGCCGTCCACGCTGCCGGACCCGGGCTATAAGCTCGACGTGCCGCGGGCGAAAAAGCTGCTGGCGGAAGCGGGCTATCCTGACGGCTTTAACACCACCCTGCGGGTGCTCGCCGACCAGCCGTTCCTGAATATCGCCATCGCCGTGCAATCCACGCTGATGCAGGCGGGCATTAACGCCAAAATCATCACCGGCACCGGCAACCAGATTTACGGCGCGATGCGCGAGCGTAAGTTCGACATCCTTGTCGGACGCGGCGGCAGCGGTGTTGAGCCGCATCCACACTCCAGCCTGCGCGCGCTGGTCTACAACCCGGACAACAGCGATGAAGCGCGGCTGACCAACTTCCAGGGCTGGCGCACCGGCTTTTATGACAAACCGCTGAACGAGATGATCGATAATGCCCTGCTGGAGCGCGATCCGCAAAAGCAAAAAGCGGAGTACCAGGCCATTCAGACCCGTTACGACCAGCTTATTCCTGCCCTGATGCCCATTTCCCAGATGGTGGATTCGGTGGTGGTGCGTAATGAAGTCAAAAACTTCCAGTCGCATCCGTCTGCCACCACCCATCTGCGGGAAGTCTGGAAAGCCCCGTTGAAAAGCGAAGGAGAGAAAGGATGA
- a CDS encoding ABC transporter permease encodes MSTAILAPGSRARRFSKRLTQVLITLFGLLLLTFFIGRVMPIDPVLAIVGPDADQSTYNQVYQQLGFDKSLLSQFGIYFSNLLHGDLGNALLTGKPVLDDIIRVFPATLELATMAIIVGAGLGIPLGVLAAARRNSVSDYVVRIISLAGYSTPIFWVGMMGLLLFYAWLGWVGGAGRIDLGLDGIVPRRTGLMTLDALLAGNMQVFWNALNHLVLPASLLGFHSLAYISRMTRSFMLAQLSQEFIITARVKGLTERQVIWNHAFRNILVQLLTVVALAYGSLLEGAVLIETVFSWPGFGSYLTSSLLLGDMNAVMGCVLVVGVIFVMLNLLSDMLYQLFDPRTKS; translated from the coding sequence ATGAGTACGGCAATTTTAGCGCCCGGCTCCCGCGCCCGTCGCTTCTCAAAACGCCTGACCCAGGTGCTGATCACGCTGTTCGGCCTGCTGCTGCTGACCTTTTTCATTGGCCGCGTAATGCCCATCGACCCGGTGCTGGCGATTGTCGGTCCGGATGCCGACCAGAGCACCTATAACCAGGTCTATCAGCAACTGGGCTTTGATAAATCGCTGTTGTCGCAGTTCGGCATCTACTTCAGCAATCTGCTGCATGGCGACCTGGGTAATGCGCTGCTGACCGGTAAACCGGTGCTGGATGACATTATCCGCGTGTTCCCGGCCACCCTTGAGCTGGCAACGATGGCGATTATCGTCGGCGCGGGCCTCGGCATTCCGCTGGGCGTGCTGGCGGCGGCGCGACGTAACAGCGTCTCCGATTACGTGGTGCGTATTATCAGCCTCGCCGGGTATTCCACACCGATTTTCTGGGTCGGCATGATGGGCCTGCTGCTGTTCTACGCCTGGCTTGGCTGGGTGGGGGGCGCCGGGCGCATTGATCTGGGTCTGGACGGTATTGTGCCGCGCCGCACCGGGCTGATGACCCTGGACGCACTGCTGGCAGGCAACATGCAGGTGTTCTGGAATGCCCTTAATCACCTGGTGTTGCCTGCGTCGCTGCTCGGGTTTCACTCGCTGGCCTACATCAGCCGTATGACCCGCAGTTTTATGCTGGCGCAGCTCTCCCAGGAGTTCATCATCACCGCGCGGGTAAAAGGCTTAACCGAACGGCAGGTGATCTGGAACCACGCCTTCCGCAATATTCTCGTGCAACTGCTGACGGTGGTGGCGCTGGCCTACGGCTCGCTGCTGGAAGGGGCCGTACTGATTGAAACCGTCTTCTCCTGGCCGGGCTTCGGCTCTTACCTCACCAGCAGTCTGTTGCTGGGGGACATGAATGCGGTAATGGGCTGCGTGTTAGTGGTCGGCGTGATCTTCGTCATGCTGAACCTGCTCTCCGACATGCTGTATCAACTCTTTGATCCGAGGACGAAATCATGA